The following are from one region of the Nicotiana tabacum cultivar K326 chromosome 3, ASM71507v2, whole genome shotgun sequence genome:
- the LOC107792280 gene encoding uncharacterized protein LOC107792280, giving the protein MSTGVFTKAADETSPVKVAWQSVDTHVSITQFVADLNDNQSPKVFDKMLHSGFRKVFEEVQSDAPIKLPDEETTIPESSKVQLFDNSSHRDMPERYVNSTSLDRGSTEWKIEFEVLEDMYFSDLFMGPETIVNLYLDTPFRENGDGISTDKMPSDETRPDVGHGNASGEVEHDEGILLVVSVPHIAFSMKFDSTCNDCSTIVVGDFKEIPQKSACRIDNTFTDQRLSNQFPFDPGESVPPSIMFESLNLHFDIPHCFPVALRSGVVGLVGGKLSNEFSSCKMDVQAVQPRPPCPLPKPHFLALLLDFLAQVAHSVVITKKLNFYELVIIGVDDSNLIARLRAANFNSKTQPTEVALVAILHDSNPIARLRAANFSSKTQPAAAALTTILQEWRVSKLRSGYKVRLHVVHFAGYTFYCVIKMVELVARHRLHHGLGDALVYAICLNKCMVAGQVITELNLIMLIIFTVNLKEHGWLIAVALEKFGEQRAAKTVYLYFKVDNSSFDESDHVKKCCLSYISHASGDPFDHSSILEVILGIQLSETIAYIMAYHVTISFDREGNDSTNTATVFNMDQPAFPLVKNSPLVLILSLGIDAEKEWSERGVATTISHICELLLESIINFPHVAEIVYGTANTSKLRTTTLSLTDIIWCFVLLDTSLITTHLCHVILNKVVLLQKSSNFNETKSTLLQAANQTMILFLMIFA; this is encoded by the coding sequence ATGTCTACTGGAGTTTTCACCAAAGCAGCGGATGAAACTTCTCCTGTTAAAGTAGCATGGCAAAGCGTAGATACACATGTATCTATCACTCAATTTGTAGCTGATTTGAACGATAATCAATCACCTAAGGTGTTCGACAAAATGTTACATAGTGGCTTTCGTAAGGTATTCGAAGAGGTGCAATCAGATGCTCCAATCAAACTGCCTGATGAAGAAACTACAATTCCTGAAAGCAGCAAAGTCCAACTGTTCGATAACAGTTCCCATAGAGATATGCCAGAGAGGTACGTTAATTCGACTTCTCTTGATCGTGGCTCAACTGAATGGAAAATTGAATTTGAGGTCTTGGAAGACATGTACTTCTCTGACCTTTTCATGGGACCAGAAACTATTGTGAACCTATACCTTGATACACCTTTTAGGGAGAATGGGGATGGGATTTCAACAGATAAAATGCCTTCGGATGAAACGAGACCGGATGTTGGTCATGGAAACGCTAGTGGGGAAGTCGAACATGATGAAGGTATTTTATTGGTGGTGAGTGTACCACATATTGCTTTCTCAATGAAATTTGATAGTACTTGTAATGATTGCTCGACCATAGTTGTGGGCGATTTCAAGGAAATCCCTCAGAAATCAGCTTGTCGTATTGATAACACTTTCACTGATCAACGTCTTTCAAATCAATTTCCATTTGATCCCGGTGAGTCTGTTCCTCCATCCATTATGTTCGAGAGCTTGAATTTACATTTCGATATACCACACTGCTTCCCTGTTGCATTGCGTTCTGGTGTAGTTGGCCTCGTTGGTGGCAAGCTGTCTAATGAATTTTCCAGTTGCAAAATGGATGTACAAGCTGTTCAACCTCGGCCGCCATGCCCACTTCCAAAACCACATTTCTTGGCCTTACTATTGGATTTCTTGGCCCAGGTTGCGCATTCTGTTGTAATTACAAAGAAACTCAACTTTTATGAGCTTGTCATAATTGGTGTGGATGATTCCAATCTAATTGCTCGTCTTCGCGCTGCAAATTTCAACAGTAAAACACAACCTACAGAAGTTGCACTTGTTGCCATATTACATGATTCCAATCCAATTGCTCGTCTTCGCGCTGCAAATTTCAGCAGTAAAACACAACCTGCAGCAGCTGCACTTACTACCATATTACAGGAGTGGAGAGTATCAAAATTAAGGAGTGGGTATAAGGTGAGGCTTCACGTTGTGCACTTTGCCGGTTACACATTTTATTGTGTCATTAAAATGGTAGAGTTGGTTGCACGTCATAGGTTGCATCATGGCTTAGGTGATGCATTGGTGTATGCtatctgcttgaacaagtgtatGGTTGCAGGGCAGGTTATCACTGAACTCAATTTAATAATGCTGATAATTTTTACTGTAAACCTAAAAGAGCATGGATGGTTGATAGCAGTTGCTTTAGAGAAATTTGGTGAACAGAGAGCTGCTAAAACTGTTTATTTGTACTTTAAGGTGGATAATTCTAGCTTCGACGAGTCCGACCATGTTAAGAAGTGTTGTTTGTCTTATATTTCACATGCTTCTGGAGATCCTTTTGATCACAGCAGTATTCTTGAGGTAATTCTTGGCATCCAATTATCTGAGACTATTGCCTACATTATGGCGTATCATGTGACTATTTCATTTGATAGAGAAGGAAATGACTCTACTAATACCGCGACGGTTTTCAATATGGATCAGCCAGCATTTCCGTTGGTGAAAAATAGCCCGCTTGTTCTTATCCTTTCATTAGGAATCGATGCGGAAAAAGAATGGAGTGAAAGGGGCGTTGCAACAACTATTAGCCATATCTGTGAGTTGCTATTAGAAAGTATAATAAATTTTCCTCATGTTGCTGAGATAGTTTATGGGACAGCCAATACTTCTAAGCTCAGAACAACGACATTAAGCTTGACTGACATCATTTGGTGCTTTGTCCTTTTGGACACATCTCTAATTACTACACATCTTTGCCATGTTATCTTGAACAAAGTGGTTCTTCTCCAGAAGTCAAGCAATTTTAATGAAACCAAGTCTACACTACTCCAAGCTGCAAACCAAACTATGATATTGTTCCTAATGATTTTTGCATGA
- the LOC142178819 gene encoding uncharacterized protein LOC142178819, producing MVETTITPTAEASSVAKSVSYDANHPYHLNSSDSSGMTLVNSVFEGRGYPGWRRSILLSLSVKKKLGFINGDSVIYSKTAKDLWDSLEKIFGRSNGAKLYHLQKELSGLAQGNCDIAGYFTKLKRLWDELDALNVIICCSYVCVCEGKAKLTKSLEDQRLIQFLMGLNDTYAQARGNILMMNPLLSMDVAYSLLLQDKNQREVYANAQFNSQSVSAGEDKQSNAQLLADFAAFMSTGQGKNFQRSRNQAQRGGGIGPKFNNIGQRIIGFPEDFEFTNQKGYQNQIKGNAMLTHEEHKGSAGQNSEHNNNFGQQLSKEYVAEMMQMYEQAKLTQGGNNRINANAVVGASEHMCFDPNSFLFLTPLPTPLNISLPNSFKGLSMKSPQAFGEVREGLYLLEPNSVKSKGVFSNDVFSIPKGSNSISKSVFFSSSFQANVVSDFKLWHIRLGHLPFSIMKDLEFLHCKPDSAFICDVCPRVKQTRNPFHVKVIRSDNALELGKGTQEAAYLSSQGILHQLSCVATTQQNGIVERKYRHLLETARGRGKFDENATACVLLGYLLHQKGYKLLELKTGKVKHLSDGRIERLKARLVVRGDIQREGIDYSETFSPVVKMTTIRCLLTIAAKRDWNVSQLDVNNAFLHGDLQEEVYMKFPSGVTPPSPKHVCLLIKSLYGKRISILAVYVDDILLTGNDLEEIQHIKVFLNTEFKVKNLGNIHYFLGMEILREKEGFIMNQRKFTLDMLQKFDVSHLKPVSSPMDSSSKHDSDDGRPLENPTVFRYLIWVRVFFFQLHHPFLCNADWASCKESRRSVSGFFITLGGEPISWKSKKQVSISLSSAEAEYRSMRRVTTEFTWLVLLLEDLSAPVALPVPLHSDSKVAIYIARNPIFHEQTKHVDIDCHFVRQQFLSGLISLSFVPSKD from the exons ATGGTTGAAACAACTATAACTCCTACTGCTGAAGCAAGCAGTGTTGCCAAATCTGTATCCTATGATGCTAATCATCCCTATCATCTCAACAGTTCTGACTCGTCTGGAATGACCTTAGTGAACTCTGTGTTTGAAGGAAGAGGATATCCAGGATGGAGAAGATCCATTCTCCTGTCTTTATCAGTCAAGAAGAAACTTGGTTTTATCAATGGAG ATAGTGTGATCTACTCCAAGACGGCAAAGGACCTTTGGGACAGCCTTGAGAAAATATTTGGAAGATCCAATGGAGCCAAGCTATATCATCTGCAAAAGGAATTATCGGGATTAGCACAAGGAAATTGTGACATTGCAGGATACTTTACTAAGCTCAAGAGATTATGGGATGAATTAGATGCCTTGAATGTTATCATATGTTGTTCTTATGTATGTGTTTGTGAAGGAAAGGCAAAGCTAACAAAATCCCTGGAAGATCAGAGATTGATTCAATTCCTAATGGGTCTAAATGACACCTATGCTCAGGCAAGAGGAAACATTCTTATGATGAACCCTCTACTTAGCATGGATGTTGCTTATTCACTCCTCCTGCAAGATAAGAATCAAAGAGAAGTTTATGCTAATGCACAATTCAATTCTCAATCAGTGTCAGCAGGAGAAGACAAGCAATCTAATGCACAACTTCTAGCTGACTTTGCAGCTTTCATGAGCACAGGACAAGGCAAAAATTTTCAAAGAAGTAGAAATCAAGCACAAAGAGGAGGAGGCATAGGGCCCAAGTTCAACAACATAGGGCAGAG GATCATTGGTTTCCCAGAAGATTTTGAGTTTACAAATCAGAAAGGGTATCAGaatcaaatcaaaggaaatgcAATGCTAACACATGAAGAACATAAAGGATCAGCAGGACAAAACAGTGAACACAACAACAATTTTGGTCAGCAACTCAGCAAGGAATATGTAGCAGAAATGATGCAGATGTATGAGCAGGCAAAGCTAACACAGGGAGGAAATAATAGGATCAATGCTAATGCAGTTGTTG GTGCCTCAGAGCACATGTGTTTTGATCCAAATTCTTTCTTGTTTTTAACTCCTCTCCCTACACCTTTAAACATCAGTCTGCCTAACTCTTTCAAG GGCCTTTCAATGAAGAGTCCTCAAGCTTTTGGTGAAGTTAGAGAGGGACTCTATCTATTGGAACCAAATAGTGTCAAGTCTAAGGGTGTTTTTAGTAATGATgtattttcaattccaaaaggaAGCAATTCCATTTCAAAGTCAGTTTTCTTTTCTAGTTCATTTCAAGCTAATGTTGTTAGTGATTTTAAGCTTTGGCATATAAGGTTGGGACACCTCCCATTTTCAATAATGAAAGATTTAGAATTTCTTCATTGTAAACCAGATTCTGCTTTTATCTGTGATGTTTGTCCTAGGGTTAAACAAACTAGAAATCCTTTTCAT GTGAAAGTCATAAGGTCTGACAATGCACTAGAATTGGGAAAAGGAACACAAGAGGCCGCTTATCTTTCCTctcaaggaattctacaccaattGTCTTGTGTAGCAACTACTCAACAAAATGGGATTGTTGAGAGAAAATATAGACATCTCTTAGAAACTGCAAGGG GAAGAGGGAAATTTGATGAGAATGCAACAGCTTGTGTCTTACTTGGGTATCTCCTCCATCAGAAAGGGTACAAGTTGTTGGAATTAAAAACAGGAAAG GTAAAGCACCTCTCAGATGGAAGGATTGAAAGATTGAAGGCCAGGCTAGTGGTTAGGGGGGATATTCAAAGAGAGGGGATAGACTATAGTGAGACTTTTTCACCAGTTGTGAAAATGACAACTATAAGGTGTTTGCTCACTATAGCAGCCAAGAGAGATTGGAATGTCTCTCAATTGGATGTCAACAATGCATTCTTGCATGGAGATCTTCAGGAAGAGGTATACATGAAATTTCCCTCAGGTGTTACACCTCCTAGTCCTAAACATGTATGTCTTCTCATAAAATCattgtatg GAAAACGAATTTCTATTCTAGCTGTGTATGTAGATGATATTCTACTTACTGGGAATGATTTAGAAGAAATTCAGCATATCAAAGTTTTTCTCAATACTGAATTCAAGGTCAAAAATCTAGGCAACATACATTATTTTCTAGGAATGGAAATTTTGCGAGAAAAGGAAGGCTTTATtatgaatcaaaggaaatttaCATTAGATATGCTACAGAAATTTGATGTCTCTCACTTGAAACCAGTTAGCTCTCCCATGGATTCCTCTTCCAAGCATGACTCTGATGATGGACGGCCTTTGGAAAATCCCACAGTCTTTCGTTATTTG ATCTGGGTCAGGGTATTCTTCTTTCAGCTGCACCATCCTTTTCTCTGCAATGCAGATTGGGCTTCTTGTAAGGAATCCAGAAGATCTGTCAGTGGATTTTTCATCACACTTGGAGGAGAACCCATTTCCTGGAAATCAAAGAAACAAGTTTCAATATCTTTGTCATCAGCAGAGGCGGAATACAGATCTATGAGACGAGTTACAACAGAATTTACTTGGCTTGTTTTACTCCTTGAAGATCTTTCTGCACCAGTGGCTCTTCCCGTTCCACTTCATTCTGATAGCAAGGTAGCTATCTATATCGCTCGTAATCCCATTTTTCATGAACAGACAAAACATGTGGATATCGATTGTCATTTTGTCCGTCAGCAATTCCTCTCTGGGCTAATCAGTCTGTCTTTTGTTCCTTCTAAAGATTAG